The genome window TCCACCATTTGGTACAAAAAGCACCCCTTTCGCTCGAGCTTTTCTAATCGCCTCACGGGTCTTCTCTCCCACGTGCTTATCATCATTTAAAAGCGTTTCATCTAAATCACTCGCAATTAACTTGTATTTCATTATCTTTCACCAAAAACAAACCCAAAAAAATTATTTTTGAGCTTGTTCATTCTTTTCTTCGATATGGGTCTTTGTCAAATCGTAAATTTGTAAAACATGTTCATCAATCAAACGATAATAAATCTGTTTATCAGATCTTTCTCCGACAACCAAACGCTGCTGACGTAATAACCGTAACTGATGAGAGACATTCGACGAAGACAAATCCAACAAATTTGCAATCGCTGAAACCGTAATTGGTCCATTAGCGACTGCCAAAATAATCCTCATCCGGGTCGGATCGCTCATCGTTTTAAAAACATCAACGATCGGCTGAAGCTCTGATTTTGATGGTAAATCTAGTTCATCCATCGCTGCCAATTTCTACCTCCCAAAAATTATGTTTGGGGACGCCGAACCAGCAACAAACGTAAACTATTAAAAGTTACAATTAGCGTACTGCCCTCATGTAACGCAACTCCCCAACCAATATTAGTAATTTGTAAAACATTCAACAATAACAATAATACCACAACTGAAAGAGAAAAAATGATATTTTCTATCACAATCCAGTTCATTTTACCAGAAAGATAGTGAGCAAAAGTTAGACGAGACAAATCATTTTTCACTAAAACAACATCAGCCACATCAATCGCAACATCGGTCCCAGATCCCATAGCAACCCCAATATCTGCGTTTACTAACGCAGGAGCATCATTGACTCCATCACCAACCATCGCAACTTCTCGATCTTCTTGGTGTAATTGATCAATTACTTCTACTTTTTGATCTGGCATTACATTAGTTACCACTTCTTCAATCGCCAAATTACCAGCAACGGCTTGACCCGTGATCTTAGAATCACCTGTAATCATCACTGTTTTCACTCCATGATGATTGAAGTACTGGATCGCACTCTTGGCAGTCTCCTTCGGTAAATCCATTAACGCAACTGCCCCAACTACTTTACCGTCAATTCCAAGATAAACAACGGTTTTGCCTTGTTCGCTCCACTTCTTATAACGAATTTTATACGAATCAGAAATTTGATTAAAATTTTCACTTTTACCAATCGAATATTCATGTCCTTGATAACTAGCACTTAAACCTTGACCAATTTTATTCTCACAATCTAATCCGTTTAATTTCTCAGTTGGTTTAAAACCAGCCACAATCGCTTTAGCTAATGGATGATTGCTCTGTTTTTCCAAGGCAACAATCACATTAATTAACTCTTTACGATCAATTGTCTGATCAAAAAAGGAATCTGTCACCGCTGGTTCACCTTGAGTTAAAGTTCCCGTCTTATCAAACGCAATCGCTTTTAACTGCGAAAGGTTGGCTAAATACGCGCCACCCTTAAAAAGAACTCCATTGCGAGCTAAATTAGAAATACTCGACAGTGTTGCTGGAACCGCACTCGCAGCCAAGGCACAAGGAGACGCCGCAACTAAAAAGCCAATCATGCGATAAAAACTCATTTCCCAGGTCCAACCAAATAAAAACGGACCGGCAAGAAGTACAAATGGTAATAATAGTAATACTGTTTTTACATAAACTGGTTCAATTTTTTGAATAATTGTTGCCGTTTTAGTGGGAGTTTCTTGCGCCGTTTCAACCATTTGAATAATTTTGGCAAAAACTGTATCCGAACTATTTTTGGTAACAACCATCTCAAAAGTTGAATTTCCGTTAATCGTCCCACCAAAAACTTCATCGCCAGTTTGCTTTTCGCGTGGAATGCTTTCCCCACTGATCGAAGCTTCGTTAATACTGGCGCTTCCTTTAGTGATCGTACCATCAGTTGGCACTTGGGCACCATTTAAAACTTGAAGATGGTCACCGACTGACAAATCACTGACAGCAACTATTTCCATTTTTCCATCATAATTAATTCTCTGTGCCTCTACAGGTGCCATTTTGAGTAAAGAAGTGATTTCCTTGCGACTTTTATTTTCAGCGTATTCCTCCAGAAAATCTGCGCCAGCGAAAATTAAGATTAATAGTGCAGCTTCTTCAAAACTACCAATAATCATTGAACCAAGTGCCGCTAAACACATCAAAATATGAATGTTTGGAATAAAACGTTTCTGTTCTTTAGTTTTTTCAACTGTATCTGTCAAACCTTCTAAAGTAACGTGATATCCTGCCAAAAGTACAGCTGC of Xylocopilactobacillus apicola contains these proteins:
- a CDS encoding metalloregulator ArsR/SmtB family transcription factor; translated protein: MDELDLPSKSELQPIVDVFKTMSDPTRMRIILAVANGPITVSAIANLLDLSSSNVSHQLRLLRQQRLVVGERSDKQIYYRLIDEHVLQIYDLTKTHIEEKNEQAQK
- a CDS encoding heavy metal translocating P-type ATPase, with amino-acid sequence MKLSKPVWAYLIGLVIFFGALFVPENQLIMRNGLFFAAVLLAGYHVTLEGLTDTVEKTKEQKRFIPNIHILMCLAALGSMIIGSFEEAALLILIFAGADFLEEYAENKSRKEITSLLKMAPVEAQRINYDGKMEIVAVSDLSVGDHLQVLNGAQVPTDGTITKGSASINEASISGESIPREKQTGDEVFGGTINGNSTFEMVVTKNSSDTVFAKIIQMVETAQETPTKTATIIQKIEPVYVKTVLLLLPFVLLAGPFLFGWTWEMSFYRMIGFLVAASPCALAASAVPATLSSISNLARNGVLFKGGAYLANLSQLKAIAFDKTGTLTQGEPAVTDSFFDQTIDRKELINVIVALEKQSNHPLAKAIVAGFKPTEKLNGLDCENKIGQGLSASYQGHEYSIGKSENFNQISDSYKIRYKKWSEQGKTVVYLGIDGKVVGAVALMDLPKETAKSAIQYFNHHGVKTVMITGDSKITGQAVAGNLAIEEVVTNVMPDQKVEVIDQLHQEDREVAMVGDGVNDAPALVNADIGVAMGSGTDVAIDVADVVLVKNDLSRLTFAHYLSGKMNWIVIENIIFSLSVVVLLLLLNVLQITNIGWGVALHEGSTLIVTFNSLRLLLVRRPQT